One part of the Hyalangium ruber genome encodes these proteins:
- a CDS encoding UDP-glucose dehydrogenase family protein yields the protein MRIAIIGTGYVGLVAGTCFADSGNDVTCVDIDERKIRSLNAGEVPIYEPGLEELIRKNARERRLSFSTDLAAAVGPAQVVFIAVGTPESESGDADLRYVLEAAAQIGRALRQYTVVVDKSTVPVGTADKVREAIAQVTKVEFDVVSNPEFLKENAALEDFLKPDRVVIGTSSERARRMMGELYAPFVRTENPIFYMDTRSAEMTKYAANAMLATRISFMNDVAALCEKVGADVDFVRKGLGADRRIGYPFLFPGVGYGGSCFPKDVKALVATGRESGLELDLLRAVERTNERQKKLLVHKALKHFGGSLAGRTFGVWGLAFKPKTDDMREAPSIEVIEGLLGKGAQVVAHDPVAERSARRYFGDRIRYASLPYEALEGADALFVVTEWNEFRHPDFERMKALMKAPVIFDGRNIYDPARMRELGFTYLGIGRS from the coding sequence ATGCGTATCGCCATCATCGGAACGGGCTATGTCGGGCTCGTCGCGGGAACCTGCTTCGCCGACTCGGGCAATGACGTCACGTGCGTGGACATCGACGAGCGGAAGATCCGCTCGCTGAACGCGGGCGAGGTGCCCATCTACGAGCCGGGGCTGGAGGAACTCATCCGCAAGAACGCGCGGGAGCGGCGGCTGAGCTTCAGCACCGACCTGGCGGCGGCGGTGGGGCCGGCGCAGGTGGTGTTCATCGCCGTGGGCACGCCCGAGAGCGAGAGCGGGGACGCGGACCTGCGCTACGTGCTGGAGGCGGCGGCGCAGATCGGCCGCGCCCTCCGCCAGTACACGGTGGTGGTGGACAAGAGCACCGTGCCGGTGGGCACGGCGGACAAGGTGCGCGAGGCCATCGCCCAGGTGACGAAGGTGGAGTTCGACGTCGTCTCCAACCCCGAGTTCCTCAAGGAGAACGCGGCGCTGGAGGACTTCCTCAAGCCGGACCGGGTGGTGATTGGCACCAGCTCCGAGCGGGCGCGGCGGATGATGGGCGAGCTGTACGCGCCCTTCGTGCGCACCGAGAACCCCATCTTCTATATGGATACGCGCTCGGCGGAGATGACGAAGTACGCGGCCAACGCGATGTTGGCCACGCGCATCTCCTTCATGAACGACGTCGCCGCGCTCTGCGAGAAGGTGGGCGCGGACGTGGACTTCGTGCGCAAGGGGCTGGGGGCGGACCGGCGCATCGGCTACCCGTTCCTCTTCCCGGGCGTGGGCTACGGCGGCTCGTGCTTCCCCAAGGACGTGAAGGCGCTGGTGGCCACCGGGCGCGAGAGCGGGCTGGAGCTGGACCTGCTGCGCGCCGTGGAGCGCACCAATGAGCGGCAGAAGAAGCTGCTGGTCCACAAGGCGCTCAAGCACTTCGGCGGCTCGCTGGCGGGGCGCACCTTCGGCGTGTGGGGCCTGGCCTTCAAGCCGAAGACGGACGACATGCGCGAGGCGCCCTCCATCGAGGTGATTGAGGGGCTGCTGGGCAAGGGCGCCCAGGTGGTGGCGCACGACCCGGTGGCCGAGCGCAGTGCCCGGCGCTACTTCGGCGACCGCATCCGCTACGCGTCGCTGCCGTACGAGGCGCTGGAGGGCGCCGACGCGCTGTTCGTCGTCACCGAGTGGAATGAGTTCCGCCACCCGGACTTCGAGCGGATGAAGGCGCTGATGAAGGCGCCGGTCATCTTCGACGGGCGCAACATCTACGACCCGGCGCGTATGCGCGAGCTGGGCTTCACCTACCTGGGGATCGGCCGCTCCTGA
- a CDS encoding nucleotidyltransferase family protein — protein MPPSLLETFRILSSFEPPKGSLRAAPWEEYVDWAISQGLAPLAAYNLEYRMGGGADAPEWARDRLLSIYQGSVNDNVMKLVHFKRIVDDLEGRKMLLMGGAAFAEALYPHVGFRPVLDIQVMLRRMDVDGFAGYLGQHQFRPEKDELNSGATRVVSDGRTAVYLFSDVLGAGRREELQGVFDRSKPMRVYGPSVFRPDLEDAVLLLCLEFARQGFQVPWLYFVDLRELVTGATWMGGIYSRPLEVAALQERAKAWRLERALYTALSIVERLFPHTASIVEAARPPLRRATRELLNRLVVEPVSTPGNQAVIRGADRLRRLLTGQ, from the coding sequence ATGCCTCCGAGCCTGCTCGAGACCTTCCGCATCCTGTCCTCCTTTGAGCCACCGAAGGGCTCGCTGCGCGCGGCGCCCTGGGAGGAGTACGTGGATTGGGCCATCTCTCAGGGCCTGGCGCCGCTGGCGGCCTACAACCTGGAGTACCGGATGGGTGGGGGCGCCGACGCGCCGGAGTGGGCGCGGGACCGGCTGCTCTCCATCTACCAGGGCTCGGTCAACGACAACGTGATGAAGCTCGTCCACTTCAAGCGCATCGTGGACGACCTGGAGGGGCGCAAGATGCTGCTGATGGGCGGCGCCGCGTTCGCCGAGGCGCTCTACCCACACGTGGGCTTCCGGCCGGTGCTGGACATCCAGGTGATGCTGCGGCGCATGGACGTGGACGGGTTCGCCGGCTACCTGGGGCAGCACCAGTTCCGCCCGGAGAAGGACGAGCTGAACAGCGGCGCCACCCGCGTGGTGTCCGACGGGCGCACCGCCGTCTACCTCTTCTCGGACGTGCTCGGCGCCGGGCGGCGCGAGGAGCTCCAGGGCGTCTTCGACCGCTCCAAGCCCATGCGGGTGTATGGGCCCTCGGTGTTCCGGCCGGACCTGGAGGATGCGGTGCTGCTCCTGTGCCTGGAGTTCGCGCGCCAGGGCTTCCAGGTGCCGTGGCTGTACTTCGTGGACCTGCGCGAGCTGGTGACGGGGGCCACGTGGATGGGGGGCATCTACTCCCGCCCGCTGGAGGTGGCGGCGCTCCAGGAGCGCGCCAAGGCCTGGCGGCTGGAGCGGGCCCTCTACACCGCGCTGTCGATCGTCGAGCGGCTCTTTCCCCACACGGCCAGCATCGTGGAGGCGGCCCGCCCTCCGCTGCGCCGCGCCACCCGGGAGCTGCTCAACCGGCTGGTGGTGGAGCCCGTCAGTACGCCGGGCAACCAGGCGGTGATCCGGGGTGCGGATCGCCTCCGGCGCCTGCTGACCGGGCAGTAA
- a CDS encoding immunoglobulin-like domain-containing protein encodes MDALSERCEASPPFSPNFEPELQWAWTGGTVMPDHKQVMMTPVVVDVSGDGVPDVVFNAFAGSNHTSNGVMRAIDGATGADLWAVSNANYRVRGAAQIAAGDIDFDGQVELCTVPEGGTGIICFEHDGAFKFRTSVSTNIWGGPSFADLDGDGNVEILNGNHVFSHTGALEWEGSDNAGGSAGALSFAADIDGDGLQEVINDRAIYRHDGTLKCANTGQIGHGLAGVGNFDADPNGEVVVVWGGRVSLMDDTCALLWTASLPGGGTGGAPTIADFDNDGQPEVGVAGGTRYVVFETNGTVKWSRSTTDQSNLTGSTAFDFEGDGQMEIVYADEQRLRIYDGATGATRFETAHSSSTAYEAPVVVDVDGDHNAEIVLATNSPTASGAAGIRVFRDRLNGWVSSRRVWNQHAYSVTHIHEDGTIPTSPPANWLTPGLNTFRVNPQGPGFTPPALAPDLIVTHLSVECSPTAEQLALVATVSNRGDQDTASGMLVAFFNGDPSAGGTRLGTAQLANALPAGQNAQVKLWMVPPDTLVSVYAVADNDGAGNGQETECREDNNALAMSLMLSCDTGNRRPVALCQAVTVPADPVTCQASASVNNGSHDPDNGPQPLSISESPTGPFGPGTHEVTLTASDGEASAVCSAPVTVVDVTPPTLTLVGDPAPVVECGYALPPGVIASDTCSGDLTAQIEVLNFNNRLPGFYEVQHRVTDAAGNTTVGVPRWVNVVDNVPPALQLLGDSPMVLECGRDTYVDPGAEAYDACSGTLPVHKYNSGDDDGDGIPGESDPDDYGPGPDGTAEGTYSVQYLAMDRWNVASAIRSVKVLDTTPPTLTLNGPEHITLSCGQEFSDPWVEASDLCYGNLGQAVRREGGLNHRVAGTYTLTYTVEDAAEHSAPPVYRTVTVVDDQGPSVQAVPFKLWPSDGQMNTVRLSDCATLNDACEQGLDLQARGVITSVSSDEPEDATGGQDGNTLGDIVISGPSELQLRAERNEWSNGRVYTVNFRVTDTTGNVTSAQCKVHVPPHEPDWAVDEGPGAGYTVP; translated from the coding sequence GTGGATGCCCTCAGCGAGCGCTGTGAGGCCAGTCCGCCCTTCAGCCCGAACTTCGAGCCGGAGCTGCAGTGGGCGTGGACCGGAGGCACGGTCATGCCGGACCACAAACAGGTGATGATGACGCCGGTGGTGGTGGACGTGAGCGGCGACGGCGTGCCGGACGTCGTCTTCAACGCGTTCGCGGGCAGCAACCACACGAGCAACGGGGTGATGCGCGCCATCGACGGCGCGACGGGCGCGGACCTGTGGGCGGTGAGCAACGCGAACTACCGGGTGCGCGGGGCGGCGCAGATCGCCGCCGGGGACATCGACTTCGACGGCCAGGTGGAGCTGTGTACCGTCCCCGAGGGCGGCACGGGCATCATCTGCTTCGAGCACGACGGCGCCTTCAAGTTCCGCACCTCGGTGTCCACCAACATCTGGGGAGGCCCCTCGTTCGCGGACCTGGACGGGGACGGCAACGTGGAGATCCTCAACGGCAACCACGTGTTCAGCCACACGGGCGCGCTCGAGTGGGAGGGCAGCGACAACGCCGGTGGCAGCGCGGGGGCCCTCTCCTTCGCGGCGGACATCGACGGGGACGGCCTGCAGGAGGTCATCAACGACCGGGCCATCTACCGGCACGACGGCACACTGAAGTGCGCCAACACCGGGCAGATCGGCCACGGTCTGGCGGGCGTGGGCAACTTCGACGCGGACCCGAACGGCGAGGTGGTCGTGGTGTGGGGCGGCCGCGTGTCGCTGATGGATGACACCTGCGCGCTCTTGTGGACGGCGAGCCTGCCGGGCGGAGGTACGGGCGGCGCGCCCACCATCGCGGACTTCGACAATGACGGGCAGCCGGAGGTAGGCGTGGCGGGCGGCACCCGCTACGTGGTGTTCGAGACGAACGGCACGGTGAAGTGGAGCAGGTCCACGACGGACCAATCGAACCTGACGGGCTCCACGGCGTTCGACTTCGAGGGCGACGGCCAGATGGAGATCGTCTACGCGGACGAGCAGCGGCTGCGCATCTACGACGGAGCCACCGGCGCGACGCGCTTCGAGACGGCTCACAGCTCGAGCACCGCGTACGAGGCTCCGGTCGTCGTGGACGTGGATGGCGACCACAACGCGGAGATCGTCCTGGCCACCAACAGCCCTACCGCCTCGGGAGCCGCGGGCATCCGCGTGTTCCGGGACCGGCTCAACGGCTGGGTGAGCTCGCGGCGCGTCTGGAACCAGCACGCCTATTCGGTCACCCATATCCATGAGGATGGCACCATCCCCACGAGCCCGCCGGCCAACTGGCTCACCCCGGGGCTGAATACCTTCCGCGTCAATCCGCAGGGCCCTGGCTTCACGCCTCCCGCCTTGGCGCCGGACCTCATCGTCACCCACCTCTCGGTGGAGTGCAGTCCCACGGCGGAGCAGCTGGCCCTGGTCGCCACCGTGAGCAACCGCGGCGACCAGGATACGGCCTCGGGCATGCTGGTGGCCTTCTTCAACGGGGACCCGAGCGCGGGAGGCACGCGGCTCGGCACGGCGCAGCTGGCCAACGCCCTGCCCGCTGGACAGAACGCCCAGGTGAAGCTGTGGATGGTGCCTCCCGACACGCTGGTGAGCGTGTACGCCGTGGCGGACAACGACGGTGCGGGCAACGGCCAGGAGACGGAGTGCCGCGAGGACAACAACGCCCTGGCGATGTCGCTGATGCTCTCGTGTGACACGGGCAACCGTCGCCCGGTGGCGCTGTGCCAGGCCGTCACCGTGCCGGCCGACCCCGTCACGTGCCAGGCCTCCGCGAGCGTGAACAATGGCAGTCATGATCCGGATAACGGCCCTCAGCCGCTGTCGATCTCCGAGAGCCCGACGGGCCCGTTCGGGCCGGGCACGCATGAAGTCACCCTGACGGCCTCGGATGGCGAGGCGAGCGCGGTGTGCAGCGCGCCGGTGACGGTGGTGGACGTGACGCCGCCCACGCTGACGCTGGTGGGAGACCCGGCGCCGGTGGTGGAGTGCGGCTACGCATTGCCTCCGGGAGTCATCGCCTCGGACACGTGCTCGGGTGACCTCACGGCGCAGATCGAGGTGCTGAACTTCAATAACCGGCTGCCTGGCTTCTACGAGGTGCAGCACCGGGTGACGGACGCCGCGGGCAACACCACCGTGGGCGTGCCGCGCTGGGTGAACGTGGTGGACAACGTCCCGCCGGCGCTGCAGCTGCTGGGTGACTCGCCGATGGTGCTGGAGTGCGGCCGGGACACCTACGTGGACCCCGGCGCCGAAGCGTACGACGCGTGCAGCGGCACGCTGCCGGTACACAAGTACAACTCCGGGGACGACGACGGTGACGGCATTCCGGGCGAGTCGGATCCGGACGACTACGGCCCGGGGCCGGATGGCACGGCCGAGGGCACGTACTCGGTGCAGTACCTGGCCATGGACCGGTGGAACGTGGCGAGCGCCATCCGCTCGGTGAAGGTGCTCGACACCACGCCGCCGACGCTGACGCTCAACGGGCCGGAGCACATAACCCTCTCCTGCGGCCAGGAGTTCTCTGATCCGTGGGTCGAGGCGAGCGACCTGTGCTACGGCAACCTCGGGCAGGCTGTCCGGCGCGAGGGTGGGCTCAACCACCGCGTGGCGGGCACCTACACCCTGACGTACACGGTGGAGGATGCCGCCGAACACAGCGCGCCGCCGGTGTACCGCACGGTGACGGTGGTGGACGACCAAGGCCCGAGTGTCCAGGCCGTGCCGTTCAAGCTGTGGCCGTCCGATGGACAAATGAACACGGTGCGGCTGTCCGACTGCGCGACCCTGAATGACGCGTGCGAGCAGGGCCTGGACCTGCAGGCGCGGGGCGTCATCACCTCTGTCTCCAGCGACGAGCCAGAGGACGCGACAGGTGGCCAGGACGGCAACACGCTGGGGGACATCGTCATCAGTGGCCCGTCCGAGCTGCAGCTGCGCGCCGAGCGCAACGAGTGGAGCAACGGGCGTGTCTACACGGTGAACTTCCGGGTGACGGACACGACGGGCAACGTGACGAGCGCGCAGTGCAAGGTCCACGTGCCGCCGCACGAGCCGGACTGGGCCGTGGATGAGGGCCCGGGCGCGGGCTACACAGTGCCCTGA
- a CDS encoding serine/threonine protein kinase: protein MAPHWTVHELEPANLPSGTEIGPWRVLELRGKGTYGAVYRVEPVGEERAGPFALKLALHPVDPRFEREVELLSRIHHSNVPRLRARGLWSHPAGPFPFLVMEWVHGVPLYDWAEAHNLSSRQVLRVLAQVARALEATHGVDGVHRDVKGANVLVRAEDGRAVLLDFGAGDFRGARTLTREVLPPGTPQYRSPEALRYQWLHWRQRGAHYEPGPADDVYALGVTAYRLVTGFYPPPGVDPQAAVNGAIVPGPALVAPEAVVTVCPELAGMIRQMLSEEPSARGRAAEVAQALEHAAETAGVEAELPITRRAAQASRVRTESRRMGRGRGPSLAVAVGVLACVSFYGWWTARRQPVEHPERGMEDAGTAGLAKDALTVSASVERPAPKPETITLEVPKEPLPGQRKPPCGKRTMAINGGCWVRPDDPALPCEEGAYEWKGACYYPVFAPRPPPTSESP, encoded by the coding sequence ATGGCGCCACACTGGACCGTTCATGAGCTGGAGCCCGCCAACCTTCCATCGGGAACGGAGATCGGGCCCTGGCGGGTGCTGGAGCTGCGCGGGAAGGGCACCTACGGGGCGGTCTACCGCGTCGAGCCCGTGGGCGAGGAAAGGGCTGGGCCCTTCGCGCTGAAGCTGGCCCTGCATCCGGTGGATCCGCGCTTCGAGCGCGAGGTGGAGTTGCTCTCGCGCATCCACCACTCGAATGTGCCGCGCCTGCGGGCCCGTGGGCTGTGGAGCCATCCGGCCGGGCCTTTCCCCTTCCTCGTGATGGAGTGGGTACATGGGGTGCCGCTGTATGATTGGGCCGAAGCGCACAACCTCAGCTCGCGGCAGGTGCTGCGGGTTCTGGCCCAGGTGGCTCGGGCGCTGGAGGCCACGCATGGAGTGGATGGCGTGCATCGCGATGTGAAGGGCGCCAACGTGCTTGTGCGGGCCGAGGATGGCCGGGCGGTGCTGCTGGACTTCGGCGCGGGGGACTTCCGTGGGGCACGCACGCTCACGCGAGAGGTGCTGCCTCCCGGCACTCCGCAGTACCGCAGCCCCGAGGCACTGCGCTACCAGTGGCTCCACTGGAGACAGCGCGGAGCCCACTATGAGCCAGGACCGGCGGATGACGTGTACGCGCTGGGCGTGACGGCCTACCGCCTGGTGACAGGGTTCTACCCGCCGCCCGGGGTGGATCCCCAGGCGGCCGTGAATGGCGCGATTGTGCCCGGTCCCGCGCTCGTGGCGCCCGAGGCGGTGGTGACCGTGTGCCCGGAGCTGGCGGGAATGATCCGCCAGATGCTTTCGGAGGAGCCCTCGGCACGGGGCCGCGCTGCGGAGGTTGCCCAAGCGCTGGAACACGCGGCGGAAACGGCTGGAGTGGAGGCGGAACTGCCCATCACCCGGCGCGCGGCCCAGGCATCCCGCGTGCGCACGGAGTCCCGGCGTATGGGGCGGGGCAGGGGACCGAGTCTCGCCGTGGCGGTAGGGGTCCTTGCCTGTGTGTCCTTCTATGGATGGTGGACCGCGCGTCGGCAGCCGGTGGAGCATCCCGAGAGAGGCATGGAGGATGCTGGCACCGCGGGCCTCGCCAAGGACGCGCTCACGGTCAGCGCCAGCGTGGAGCGGCCAGCGCCCAAACCGGAAACGATCACTCTCGAGGTACCGAAGGAGCCGCTCCCGGGGCAGAGGAAGCCTCCGTGCGGGAAGCGAACGATGGCGATCAACGGAGGGTGTTGGGTACGGCCCGACGACCCGGCTCTGCCTTGCGAAGAGGGGGCATACGAGTGGAAAGGCGCCTGCTACTACCCGGTCTTCGCGCCTCGGCCTCCCCCGACCTCGGAGTCTCCGTAG
- a CDS encoding Kelch repeat-containing protein: protein MMEQARQWLLFGVVLFSVLGCGEEPTVPPEPLPEEPTPPTPVYWSATASLNEARWSHTASLLPSGQVLVVGGLGGDGSEVLASAELYEPSTGTWSMTGKMIEPRVGHTATVLPSGQVLVTGGHNARGTLASSELYEPATGTWTSTGNLSEPRASHTAGLLPSGKVLIVGGRHEDLSPYGSVEEYEPAQGTWSLVASMPRTAWYPKATVLPSGKVLITGQPTDNNVTGYVVRYAPDTGSWQTVGAPLIMNSHTCSLLPSGKVLCAGGYGLALVGPPLSQASLYDEATNSWKTIARMGLGRASHTATVLPSGHVLVLGGSAGSEVLDSAELYEPDQDLWTEVGRMSEPRSGYTATVLRSGQVLVAGGRRGTSTPLAVAELWAR from the coding sequence ATGATGGAACAGGCCCGTCAGTGGTTGCTCTTCGGTGTGGTGCTCTTCAGTGTGCTGGGGTGTGGCGAGGAGCCCACCGTTCCTCCCGAGCCCCTTCCCGAGGAGCCCACGCCGCCAACCCCCGTCTACTGGAGCGCCACGGCATCGCTGAATGAGGCTCGCTGGAGCCACACCGCCAGCCTGCTGCCCTCTGGCCAGGTGCTCGTCGTCGGTGGACTGGGCGGGGACGGCAGCGAGGTGCTCGCCAGCGCCGAGCTCTACGAGCCCTCCACGGGCACCTGGAGCATGACCGGCAAGATGATCGAGCCCCGCGTGGGACACACCGCCACCGTCTTGCCCTCGGGCCAGGTGCTGGTGACGGGGGGGCATAACGCCCGCGGCACCCTGGCCAGCAGTGAGCTCTACGAGCCGGCCACCGGCACCTGGACCTCGACGGGTAACTTGAGCGAGCCGCGGGCGAGCCACACCGCGGGCCTGTTGCCCTCCGGCAAGGTGCTCATCGTGGGCGGAAGGCACGAGGACCTCTCTCCCTACGGCAGCGTGGAGGAGTACGAGCCGGCCCAGGGGACCTGGAGCCTCGTGGCTTCGATGCCCCGGACCGCCTGGTACCCGAAGGCCACAGTGCTGCCTTCCGGCAAGGTGCTCATCACGGGCCAGCCGACCGACAACAACGTGACAGGCTATGTGGTGCGCTATGCGCCAGACACCGGGAGCTGGCAGACCGTCGGTGCTCCGCTGATCATGAACAGCCATACCTGCAGCCTGCTGCCCTCCGGCAAGGTCCTGTGCGCGGGGGGGTATGGCTTGGCCTTGGTCGGTCCACCCCTCTCGCAGGCGAGCCTCTACGACGAGGCCACGAACTCCTGGAAGACGATCGCTCGGATGGGCCTCGGCCGAGCCAGCCACACCGCCACCGTGCTGCCCTCGGGACACGTGCTCGTCCTCGGCGGGAGTGCCGGAAGCGAAGTGCTGGACAGCGCGGAGTTGTATGAGCCCGACCAGGACCTCTGGACGGAGGTGGGCCGCATGTCCGAGCCGCGGTCGGGCTACACCGCCACCGTGCTGCGCTCCGGTCAGGTGCTCGTCGCCGGCGGGCGCAGAGGCACCTCCACGCCTCTGGCCGTCGCCGAACTCTGGGCACGCTGA
- a CDS encoding chondroitinase-B domain-containing protein encodes MIKPVALLLLLSTPALARQVNVSSVAQLQSALAGAQAGDEIILADGTYAVNANLSCTVNGTAQAPIVVRAQNRLGASIRFNAVEGFKVSGAYWTFDGLDIQGVCADDNNCEHAFHVTGHAENFVLRNSRVRDFNAQLKANASQNGSTWEIPHRGLIERNELGDTRPRATSKPVTKLNIDTGDNWIVRDNLIRDFHKNGGDFVSYGAFMKSGGNNGVFERNLVLCTRDVTPGGTRIGLSFGGGGTGNAFCAPAFNSTVPCDPEHSGGTMRNNVIANCSDVGIYLNKARSTQVLFNTLISTSGVDFRFASSTGSAHGNVLEGNLRGRESGTFDAGTNLLNVTSATFSGWYQEPLKGNLTIKGNVSTLIGAAAARAQVVDDFCGRPRPTQGAYTLGALEHSLGDCSGWPTDGGSASPDAGTGNGGSDGGFDGGSDEGSDGGTPSPVDSGVASDGGPGTESPSDEEATGGCGCSSNSGVNATLLLTALGLLTLSSYRRS; translated from the coding sequence ATGATCAAGCCCGTTGCGCTCCTGCTGCTTCTCTCCACTCCCGCGTTGGCCCGGCAGGTGAATGTCTCCTCGGTGGCTCAGCTCCAGTCGGCCCTCGCGGGCGCGCAAGCCGGGGATGAAATCATCCTCGCGGACGGCACCTATGCGGTGAACGCCAACCTGAGCTGCACGGTGAATGGGACAGCTCAAGCCCCCATCGTCGTGCGCGCTCAGAACCGGCTGGGCGCGAGTATCCGCTTCAATGCGGTGGAGGGCTTCAAGGTCTCCGGCGCCTATTGGACCTTCGACGGGCTCGACATCCAGGGCGTCTGCGCGGACGACAACAACTGTGAGCACGCCTTTCACGTCACGGGCCACGCCGAGAACTTCGTCCTGCGCAACAGCCGGGTGCGCGACTTCAATGCGCAGCTCAAGGCGAATGCCTCCCAGAACGGAAGCACGTGGGAGATTCCCCACCGTGGACTCATCGAGCGCAACGAGCTGGGCGATACCCGCCCTCGCGCGACGTCCAAGCCGGTGACGAAGCTCAACATCGACACGGGCGACAACTGGATCGTCCGCGACAACCTCATCCGCGACTTCCACAAGAACGGCGGGGACTTCGTCTCCTATGGCGCGTTCATGAAGAGCGGCGGCAACAACGGCGTGTTCGAGCGCAACCTCGTGCTGTGTACCCGGGATGTGACCCCCGGCGGCACACGCATCGGGCTGTCCTTCGGAGGCGGCGGGACGGGCAATGCCTTCTGCGCGCCGGCCTTCAATTCCACGGTGCCGTGCGACCCGGAGCACAGCGGCGGCACGATGCGTAACAATGTCATCGCCAACTGCTCGGATGTCGGCATCTACCTGAACAAGGCCCGCTCCACGCAGGTGCTCTTCAATACCCTCATCTCTACATCGGGCGTGGACTTCCGCTTTGCCTCCAGCACGGGCTCCGCGCACGGCAACGTGCTGGAGGGGAATCTGCGCGGCCGGGAGAGCGGCACGTTCGATGCGGGCACCAACCTCCTCAACGTGACTTCGGCCACCTTCTCCGGCTGGTACCAGGAGCCGCTGAAGGGAAACCTCACGATCAAAGGGAACGTGTCCACGTTGATCGGCGCCGCAGCGGCCCGCGCGCAGGTGGTGGATGACTTCTGCGGCCGGCCCCGTCCTACCCAGGGCGCGTACACGCTGGGGGCCCTGGAGCACTCACTCGGGGACTGCTCGGGCTGGCCCACCGATGGGGGCAGCGCGTCTCCCGACGCGGGGACCGGCAACGGGGGCTCAGACGGGGGCTTTGACGGGGGCTCTGACGAGGGTTCTGACGGGGGCACCCCTTCGCCCGTGGACTCGGGGGTGGCCAGCGACGGGGGACCGGGCACGGAGAGTCCTTCCGATGAGGAGGCAACCGGTGGATGCGGTTGCTCCTCGAACTCGGGGGTGAACGCCACGCTCCTGCTCACGGCCTTGGGGCTTCTGACGCTCTCCAGCTACCGGCGCTCTTGA
- a CDS encoding glycoside hydrolase family 43 protein, whose translation MVMHNNQFYGMSTGSLVPSAQGNIASGPWMTEGPALTSKPSWATGGGMWAPDLERISANEWVLYFAAPVDGLGANQRCIGAATASSPLGPFTPVAGGPLVCPGLADVPTADDTVPGRPITNAGVIDPSGFKDSDGTRFLLYKTQQLPSSLRIVRLNAAGTHVAGDATSRQLLRSDRIVENPVLVKRAGDYILFASRGPYNKCTYETIWMRANGVGTNAFNSVTQHTLLTDANTGGVCGPGGADIAAALDGGQRIFFHGWLCGGSPCPINFDAQTDDGGRRGMYLGVLGWDSNDNPVVNKFLSPE comes from the coding sequence GTGGTCATGCACAACAACCAGTTCTACGGCATGTCGACCGGAAGCCTCGTCCCGTCGGCCCAGGGGAACATCGCCTCCGGGCCCTGGATGACCGAGGGTCCGGCCCTCACCTCGAAGCCCTCGTGGGCCACGGGCGGCGGCATGTGGGCCCCGGACCTGGAGCGGATCAGCGCGAACGAGTGGGTGCTCTACTTCGCCGCTCCCGTGGACGGGCTGGGCGCCAACCAGCGCTGCATCGGTGCGGCCACCGCCAGCTCGCCGCTCGGGCCGTTCACCCCGGTCGCGGGCGGACCGCTGGTCTGCCCAGGGCTGGCGGACGTCCCCACCGCGGATGACACCGTCCCGGGCCGCCCCATCACCAACGCCGGCGTCATCGACCCGTCCGGGTTCAAGGACAGCGATGGGACGCGCTTCCTGCTCTACAAGACGCAGCAGCTGCCCTCGTCGCTGCGCATCGTCCGGCTCAACGCCGCCGGCACCCACGTGGCCGGCGACGCCACCAGCCGTCAGCTGCTGCGCTCGGACCGCATCGTGGAGAACCCGGTCCTGGTGAAGCGCGCCGGGGACTACATCCTGTTCGCCTCGCGTGGGCCGTACAACAAGTGTACCTACGAGACCATCTGGATGCGGGCCAACGGCGTGGGCACCAACGCCTTCAACAGCGTCACGCAGCACACCCTGCTCACGGATGCGAACACCGGCGGCGTGTGCGGCCCCGGCGGCGCGGACATCGCCGCGGCGCTCGACGGCGGACAGCGGATCTTCTTCCACGGCTGGCTGTGCGGCGGCAGCCCGTGCCCGATCAACTTCGACGCACAGACCGACGACGGGGGCCGCCGGGGCATGTACCTGGGCGTGCTGGGCTGGGACTCCAATGACAACCCGGTCGTCAACAAGTTCCTCAGCCCCGAGTAG